One segment of Acidimicrobiales bacterium DNA contains the following:
- the dacB gene encoding D-alanyl-D-alanine carboxypeptidase/D-alanyl-D-alanine-endopeptidase, with amino-acid sequence MLTAARPRTAPSARRPGGTGRWFLAVVAALALAAAACTSDEASSPDSTVGGAELPQEILDVMGKPRYADATWLLLARDVETGETLYSLNAEEMAFTGSTRKLFSVGSALTALGPDARQTTTVHREGEVVAGTLGGDLVLVAGGDLTFGGRRIDADTVEFTNLDHNDANNLGGSQLTPQDPLFGLDQLAAQVKAAGIDTVSGDVVVDARYFEPYRVPNGKLLITPMIVNDNQVDVRVTPTETGQPADVQYRPRTEAFTVEGQVVTAAPGTESDVALGGTEDDITEQGALRLIECLGQAGCSGTVEGSIATDYAAPLSGDPEFVQTFRVEDPDTFARIAFIDALRRAGVTVTAPSIAPNDPAALPPASPSAADTRVAAFESAPYAQNAQLVLKVSLNLGANLSLSLFGLTEGERTVDGALAAERTFLTEEFGIDGAQFDFPTNGSGSPDSRATPEAIVSLLVAMAGTPNAEVFKDALPVLGVNGSLATTGTDLPAAGKVFAKTGTTVGPGADDGPPVLVAQNLAGYIETRSGRTVAYALMVNDAGELADFETDIGGVFTDEAVISNILYETL; translated from the coding sequence ATGCTCACCGCCGCACGCCCGCGCACCGCACCGTCCGCACGACGGCCGGGAGGCACCGGTCGATGGTTCCTCGCGGTCGTCGCCGCGCTGGCCCTCGCCGCCGCGGCGTGCACGAGCGACGAGGCGTCGAGCCCGGACAGCACGGTCGGGGGGGCCGAGCTGCCGCAGGAGATCCTCGACGTGATGGGCAAGCCCCGCTACGCCGACGCGACCTGGCTGTTGCTGGCCCGCGACGTCGAGACCGGCGAGACCCTCTACTCGCTCAACGCCGAGGAGATGGCCTTCACCGGCTCCACCCGCAAGCTCTTCTCGGTGGGCTCGGCGCTCACCGCCCTCGGCCCCGACGCCCGCCAGACCACCACCGTGCACCGGGAGGGCGAGGTCGTCGCCGGCACGCTCGGCGGTGACCTGGTCCTGGTGGCCGGAGGCGACCTCACCTTCGGGGGCCGGCGCATCGACGCCGACACGGTCGAGTTCACCAACCTCGACCACAACGACGCCAACAACCTCGGTGGCTCCCAGCTCACCCCTCAGGACCCGCTCTTCGGCCTCGACCAGCTCGCCGCCCAGGTCAAGGCGGCCGGCATCGACACCGTGTCGGGTGACGTGGTGGTCGACGCCCGGTACTTCGAGCCGTACCGCGTGCCCAACGGCAAGCTGTTGATCACGCCGATGATCGTGAACGACAACCAGGTGGACGTGCGGGTCACCCCCACCGAGACCGGACAGCCGGCCGACGTGCAGTACCGCCCCCGAACCGAGGCCTTCACGGTCGAGGGCCAGGTCGTCACCGCCGCACCGGGCACCGAGAGCGACGTCGCCCTCGGCGGCACCGAGGACGACATCACCGAGCAGGGCGCGCTCCGCCTGATCGAGTGCCTCGGGCAGGCCGGCTGCTCCGGCACCGTGGAGGGGAGCATCGCCACCGACTACGCGGCCCCTCTCTCCGGCGACCCGGAGTTCGTGCAGACGTTCCGGGTCGAGGACCCCGACACGTTCGCCCGCATCGCCTTCATCGACGCCCTCCGACGCGCCGGGGTCACGGTCACCGCTCCGTCCATCGCCCCCAACGACCCGGCCGCCCTCCCGCCGGCGTCGCCCTCGGCCGCCGACACCCGGGTCGCCGCCTTCGAGTCGGCTCCCTACGCCCAGAACGCCCAGCTCGTCCTGAAGGTCAGCCTCAACCTCGGGGCCAACCTGTCACTGAGCCTCTTCGGCCTCACCGAGGGCGAGCGGACCGTCGACGGGGCACTCGCCGCCGAGCGCACGTTCCTCACCGAGGAGTTCGGGATCGACGGCGCCCAGTTCGACTTCCCCACCAACGGCAGCGGCTCACCCGACAGCAGAGCGACGCCCGAGGCGATCGTCAGCCTCCTCGTGGCGATGGCCGGTACCCCGAACGCCGAGGTGTTCAAGGACGCCCTGCCCGTCCTCGGGGTGAACGGCTCCCTGGCCACCACCGGCACCGACCTCCCGGCCGCCGGCAAGGTCTTCGCCAAGACCGGCACCACCGTGGGCCCCGGTGCCGACGACGGACCGCCGGTGCTCGTCGCACAGAACCTGGCGGGCTACATCGAGACCAGGAGCGGTCGGACCGTCGCCTACGCCCTGATGGTCAACGACGCCGGCGAGCTCGCCGACTTCGAGACCGACATCGGCGGGGTCTTCACCGACGAGGCCGTGATCTCGAACATCCTCTACGAGACCCTCTGA
- a CDS encoding DUF4190 domain-containing protein produces MSDAPGGPDWYQASDGKWYPSQPAQAPYGGAPATPPPPGGVQPSGGYQAPAANPYGQPPTGQMPTQAPSNGMATTAMVLGIVALVTFWFCGLGSLLGVIAIVLGALGMSAAKKLPGEPLIGRAKAGLIMGIVSVVLSVIFLIGWLVLINVGSDNDLEINSDPSNGICDESRFLQDPDC; encoded by the coding sequence GTGAGCGACGCACCCGGTGGGCCGGACTGGTACCAGGCCAGCGACGGGAAGTGGTACCCCTCGCAGCCGGCGCAGGCTCCCTACGGCGGCGCACCGGCGACCCCGCCGCCGCCGGGCGGGGTCCAGCCGTCGGGCGGCTACCAGGCACCCGCCGCGAACCCGTACGGGCAGCCGCCCACCGGCCAGATGCCGACGCAGGCCCCGTCGAACGGGATGGCGACGACGGCGATGGTGCTCGGCATCGTCGCCCTGGTCACCTTCTGGTTCTGCGGCCTGGGCTCCCTGTTGGGCGTCATCGCCATCGTCCTGGGCGCCCTCGGCATGTCCGCCGCGAAGAAGTTGCCCGGCGAACCGCTGATCGGCCGTGCCAAGGCCGGTCTCATCATGGGCATCGTGTCGGTCGTGCTGAGCGTCATCTTCCTGATCGGATGGTTGGTGCTGATCAACGTGGGCAGCGACAACGACCTGGAGATCAACAGCGACCCGTCGAACGGGATCTGTGACGAGTCGCGGTTCCTGCAGGACCCCGACTGCTGA
- the ppk2 gene encoding polyphosphate kinase 2 — translation MTKSDDDDGGTHHGRSETKVSEKRFGPEAYTSSGALRSEVYEAELVRLQIELVKLQEWVKAQGLRVVVIFEGRDAAGKGGVITRITERTSGRVIRVVALGIPSDRERTQWYFQRYVEHLPAAGEVVLFDRSWYNRAGVERVMGFATEEEVEEFMRSCPQFERMLQRSGIILIKYWFSISDKEQEHRFKARLKDPTKHWKLSPMDLESRSRWEDYSWAKDEMFAYTDTKLSPWFVVDGEIKRNARLNCISHLLSQIPYDDLTPPPPELPVRPKSTGKRVRPPMDTQTFVPELY, via the coding sequence ATGACGAAGTCCGATGACGACGACGGGGGCACGCACCACGGCCGCTCGGAGACGAAGGTGAGCGAGAAGCGGTTCGGCCCGGAGGCCTACACCAGCTCCGGCGCGCTGCGCAGCGAGGTGTACGAGGCCGAGCTGGTCCGGCTCCAGATCGAGCTCGTGAAGCTCCAGGAGTGGGTGAAGGCCCAGGGCCTCCGGGTCGTGGTGATCTTCGAAGGGCGCGACGCCGCCGGGAAGGGCGGGGTCATCACCCGCATCACCGAGCGCACGAGCGGACGGGTCATCAGGGTGGTGGCCCTCGGCATTCCGAGCGACCGCGAGCGCACCCAGTGGTACTTCCAGCGCTACGTCGAGCACCTCCCGGCCGCCGGGGAGGTCGTCCTGTTCGACCGCTCCTGGTACAACCGCGCCGGTGTCGAACGGGTGATGGGGTTCGCCACCGAGGAGGAGGTGGAGGAGTTCATGCGCTCCTGCCCCCAGTTCGAGCGGATGCTCCAGCGCTCGGGAATCATCCTCATCAAGTACTGGTTCTCCATCAGCGACAAGGAGCAGGAGCACCGGTTCAAGGCCCGCCTCAAGGACCCGACCAAGCACTGGAAGCTCTCGCCGATGGACCTCGAGTCACGCAGCCGGTGGGAGGACTACTCCTGGGCCAAGGACGAGATGTTCGCCTACACCGACACCAAGCTCAGCCCCTGGTTCGTGGTCGACGGCGAGATCAAGCGCAACGCCCGGCTGAACTGCATCAGCCACCTGCTCTCCCAGATCCCCTACGACGACCTGACGCCGCCGCCGCCGGAGCTGCCGGTGCGTCCGAAGTCCACGGGCAAGCGGGTCCGCCCGCCGATGGACACCCAGACCTTCGTGCCCGAGCTCTACTGA
- a CDS encoding TIGR00730 family Rossman fold protein: protein MFCGSAHGADPAFAEAAVALGETLARRDLGLVYGGGQVGLMGVLADAAMANGGRVHGVITRALAELEVAHPGLTELEVVETMHGRKASMADAADAFVMLPGGFGTLDEFFEALTWTQLGVHAKPCGVLDVAGYFAPLLDFLDGASEAGLLRPEHRSLVMIERDADALLDRLVAWEDPGVDRWLTPDER, encoded by the coding sequence GTGTTCTGCGGTTCCGCCCACGGTGCCGACCCGGCCTTCGCCGAGGCGGCGGTGGCGCTCGGCGAGACGCTCGCCCGGCGCGACCTCGGGCTCGTGTACGGCGGCGGGCAGGTCGGCCTCATGGGGGTGCTGGCCGACGCCGCCATGGCCAACGGCGGCCGGGTGCACGGGGTCATCACCCGGGCCCTGGCCGAGCTCGAGGTGGCCCACCCCGGTCTCACCGAGCTCGAGGTCGTCGAGACCATGCACGGCCGTAAGGCCTCCATGGCCGACGCCGCCGATGCCTTCGTGATGCTGCCCGGTGGCTTCGGCACGCTCGACGAGTTCTTCGAGGCGCTCACCTGGACCCAGCTCGGCGTCCACGCCAAGCCCTGCGGCGTGCTCGATGTGGCCGGGTACTTCGCGCCGCTCCTCGACTTCCTCGACGGGGCCTCGGAAGCGGGACTGCTGCGCCCCGAGCACCGCTCCCTGGTGATGATCGAGCGCGACGCCGACGCGCTCCTCGACCGCCTGGTGGCCTGGGAGGATCCCGGCGTCGACCGGTGGCTCACCCCCGACGAGCGTTGA
- the glsA gene encoding glutaminase A has translation MSVRYDGAARPAADDPRRGMTADHHERRLWFAQSCAELHRRFADVTDGEPADYIPELARVDPDRFAIAAMTVRGEGVEVGDADDLFTIQSSSKLVVHGLALDAHGRDAVLRRVGVAPTGDPFNAIELDEVGNRAPNPMVNAGAIAVTDMVPGTGLDARLAAVLDTFEAWLGRRPVVDEAVWASERATGNRNRALAYLMLSRGIISDRVEETLDLYFAQCSILVTVGDLAVIGATLANAGVNPLTGQRAVGRTFARDLLTVALTCGMYDYAGEWAYTVGIPAKSGVGGGIVGSLPDVGGIAVFSPRLDRHGNSVRGIKVFEELSERFDMHLFDPDRPWRRRTDDG, from the coding sequence GTGTCCGTCCGTTACGACGGTGCGGCCCGACCCGCTGCCGACGACCCCCGGAGGGGCATGACCGCCGACCACCACGAACGCCGCCTCTGGTTCGCCCAGAGCTGCGCCGAGCTGCACCGGCGCTTCGCCGACGTCACCGACGGTGAGCCGGCTGACTACATCCCCGAGCTGGCCCGGGTCGATCCCGACCGGTTCGCCATCGCGGCCATGACGGTGCGGGGCGAGGGCGTGGAGGTGGGCGACGCCGACGACCTGTTCACGATCCAGTCGAGCTCGAAGCTCGTGGTGCACGGCCTGGCGCTCGACGCCCACGGGCGCGACGCCGTCCTGCGCCGGGTGGGCGTGGCCCCGACCGGCGACCCGTTCAACGCCATCGAGCTCGACGAGGTGGGCAACCGGGCCCCGAACCCGATGGTGAACGCCGGGGCCATCGCCGTCACCGACATGGTGCCCGGGACCGGGCTCGACGCCCGCCTCGCCGCGGTGCTCGACACGTTCGAGGCGTGGCTCGGCCGGCGGCCGGTCGTCGACGAGGCGGTCTGGGCGTCGGAGCGGGCGACGGGGAACCGCAACCGGGCTCTCGCCTACCTCATGCTCAGCCGGGGCATCATCAGCGACCGGGTGGAGGAGACCCTCGACCTGTACTTCGCCCAGTGCTCGATCCTCGTCACCGTCGGCGACCTCGCCGTGATCGGCGCGACGCTGGCCAACGCCGGCGTGAATCCGCTCACCGGGCAGCGGGCCGTGGGGCGCACGTTCGCCCGCGACCTGCTGACCGTGGCGCTGACGTGCGGCATGTACGACTACGCCGGCGAGTGGGCCTACACGGTGGGCATCCCGGCCAAGAGCGGGGTCGGCGGGGGGATCGTGGGGTCGCTGCCCGACGTCGGCGGGATCGCCGTGTTCTCCCCGCGCCTCGACCGTCACGGGAACAGCGTCCGAGGCATCAAGGTGTTCGAGGAGCTCTCCGAGCGGTTCGACATGCACCTCTTCGACCCCGATCGGCCGTGGCGACGCCGCACCGACGACGGCTGA
- a CDS encoding CsbD family protein: MGDHESGPAAGLSGIVEDVKGKAKEVAGNVTGNDAMADEGEAQQEKARSEREVAEKEAAAEKARAQADVSEAEQRAAQRRD; this comes from the coding sequence ATGGGTGATCACGAGAGCGGCCCGGCCGCAGGGCTGTCCGGCATCGTCGAGGACGTGAAGGGCAAGGCCAAGGAGGTCGCCGGCAACGTCACCGGCAACGACGCCATGGCCGACGAGGGCGAGGCCCAGCAGGAGAAGGCCCGCAGCGAGCGCGAGGTCGCCGAGAAGGAGGCCGCCGCCGAGAAGGCCCGCGCCCAGGCCGACGTGTCCGAGGCCGAGCAGCGCGCCGCCCAGCGACGCGACTGA